A part of Paenibacillus sp. IHBB 10380 genomic DNA contains:
- the katA gene encoding catalase KatA, which translates to MDNNKLTTSWGAPVGDNQNSMTAGSRGPTLIQDVHLLEKLAHFNRERVPERVVHAKGAGAHGYFEVTNDLSKYTKAAFLSGVGKRTPMFARFSTVAGELGSADTVRDPRGFALKFYTEEGNYDLVGNNTPIFFIRDAIKFPDFIHTQKRHPQTHLKNPNAVWDFWSLSPESLHQVTILMSDRGIPATLRHMHGFGSHTFKWVNAEGQAVWVKYHFKTEQGIKNLDVNLAAKLAGDNPDYHTEDLFNAIDQGDFPAWRLHVQIMPIEDADTYRFDPFDVTKVWSQKDYPLIEVGRMVLDRNPENYFAEVEQATFSPGSFVPGIEASPDKMLQGRLFAYADAHRYRVGTNHNTLPINRPQAEVNNYQRDGQMRSDGNGGKSVYYEPNSLGGPSESPETKPAAYAVSGQADSVSYDHHDHFTQAGDLYRLFSEEERARLVQNIVGAMMPVESDEIKLRQIGHFYKADREFGQRVAEGLGLSVPGTE; encoded by the coding sequence ATAGATAACAATAAACTTACGACTAGCTGGGGAGCTCCTGTTGGAGACAACCAGAATTCAATGACCGCCGGTTCACGCGGTCCGACATTAATTCAAGACGTCCACTTGTTAGAAAAATTGGCACATTTCAATAGAGAACGTGTTCCAGAGCGTGTCGTTCACGCCAAGGGTGCTGGAGCACACGGTTATTTCGAAGTTACGAATGATTTATCCAAATATACCAAGGCCGCTTTCTTATCTGGAGTAGGTAAACGTACTCCCATGTTCGCTCGTTTCTCTACCGTAGCTGGTGAGCTAGGATCTGCCGACACGGTACGTGATCCACGTGGGTTCGCACTTAAATTCTACACTGAAGAAGGTAACTACGACTTGGTCGGGAACAACACGCCTATCTTCTTCATTCGTGATGCGATTAAGTTCCCTGACTTTATTCATACACAGAAACGCCATCCACAGACACACTTGAAAAATCCCAATGCGGTTTGGGATTTCTGGTCACTATCACCCGAATCCTTACATCAAGTAACCATTCTCATGTCAGACCGTGGAATTCCGGCTACACTTAGACATATGCATGGTTTCGGAAGTCATACCTTTAAATGGGTCAATGCGGAAGGTCAAGCGGTATGGGTGAAATATCATTTCAAAACAGAGCAAGGTATTAAGAATCTAGACGTCAATCTCGCTGCTAAGTTAGCTGGTGACAATCCAGATTATCATACAGAGGATCTATTCAATGCGATCGATCAAGGTGATTTCCCGGCTTGGAGACTGCATGTACAGATCATGCCTATTGAAGATGCCGATACCTACCGCTTCGACCCGTTCGATGTGACTAAGGTGTGGTCGCAGAAGGATTACCCATTAATTGAGGTTGGTCGCATGGTACTCGACCGCAATCCGGAGAATTACTTTGCTGAAGTGGAGCAGGCTACATTCTCTCCTGGCTCCTTCGTGCCTGGTATCGAAGCTTCACCAGATAAGATGCTACAAGGTCGTCTCTTTGCATATGCCGATGCCCATCGATATCGCGTGGGTACGAACCATAATACGTTACCCATCAATCGTCCGCAGGCGGAAGTCAACAATTATCAACGTGATGGACAAATGCGCTCAGATGGCAATGGTGGAAAGTCCGTCTACTACGAGCCTAACAGCTTGGGTGGACCTTCAGAATCCCCAGAGACTAAACCAGCGGCTTATGCTGTATCGGGTCAAGCTGATAGCGTTAGCTACGATCATCATGATCACTTTACACAAGCAGGTGACTTATACCGTCTCTTCAGTGAAGAGGAACGTGCTCGTCTCGTTCAGAATATTGTGGGTGCTATGATGCCTGTGGAGAGCGACGAAATTAAGCTTCGTCAAATCGGACACTTCTATAAAGCAGATCGAGAATTTGGACAGCGTGTGGCTGAGGGGCTTGGGCTATCTGTGCCGGGCACAGAGTAA